From the genome of Hyalangium minutum:
AGGGGCCCGAGAGTCAGGGCCGGTACGTGCCGCTGCCGACCTACCCCTGGCAGCACGAGAGATATTGGATGGATGCGGCGCCCTCGGGCACGGCCGCAGGTGCGTCGTCAGGCGCAGGGCTGGTGCGAGCTGGGGCAGGACACCCGCTTGCTGGAGCAGCATTCAGTGTGTCGACGCAGCAGGGAATGCGCTTCTGGGAGGGCACGCTGAGCGCTGCGCGAGTGGCGTACCTCAAGGATCACCGTGTGGGCGGAGCGGTGGTGGTGCCAGGAACCGGGTACGTGGAGATGGGGCTGTGGGCGGCGAAGGAGGCGTTTGGGCAGGAGGGCGCGTACGAGCTGGAAGAAGTGAGGTTCCGAGAGGCGCTGGTGCTGGGAGAGAGCGGTCGGCGCGTGCAGGTGGCGCTGACGGTGGAGGGGCCGGCGGAGGGCAGCTTCCGTGTCAGCAGCCAGGCAGAGGGCGAGGCGCAGTGGACGCTGCACGCCAGCGGGCGAGTGAGGCGTGTGGCGGAGCAGCCGGTGCAGCTCGAGGCGCTGGAGACTCTCCGAGCGCGGCTCGGCGAGGGACGACCCGCGGAGGGGTACTACAAGGAGTTGGCCGAGGTAGGCCTCGAGTACGGGCCCGCGTTCCAGGGCCTGCGCGAGCTGTGGAGCGGCACAGGGGAAGCGCTGGGGCGCTTGGAGGTGCCGACGGCCGTAGTGCAGGACAAGGCATACCGGCTGCACCCGGCGGTGCTGGATGCGGCGCTGCAGCTGGCGGGCCGGGCCTCGGCGGGATCTGAGGATGCGGCGCCTTCGCTGCCTGTGCTGCTGTCGCGGGTGAGGGTGTACCGTGAAGTGTCTCCGCGCATGTGGGGCTACGCGCGCGTGAGCAAGGGAGCCGAAGGACTCGAGGCAGACATCGAGCTGCGCAACGACGCGGACCAGCTGGTGGCCGAAGTGCGCGGGCTGCGCATGGCGCCGCTGGGAGGCACGCAGGCCGGAAAGCAGGAGGCGCTGCCCCTGCTGGTGCAGCGTTGGCTCAAGCAGGAGGAGGCGGCGGAGGACGCGAAGCCGGGCCGCTGGATGGTGGTGCTGGACGAGGGCGGGTGGGCCGAGCGAGTCGCCCGGCAGTTGGAGGCGCGAGGCCAGCAGGTGGTGGCTTGGAAGCCCACGGCCAGCGTGCCGGTGGAGTCCGCGCTGGAGCAGGCCTTCGGTGATGAGGGTCGAGGCGTGGTGATGTGCCACGGCCTGGACGTGGTGGTGCGGGAAAACAGCAGCGCTGAGGAGGTGGTGGCAGGGCAGGAGAAGGCGTTCCTGAGGGTGCAGGCGCTGGTGAAGGCCATGGGCCAGAAGCGCTGGCGCCAAGCGCCGCGGCTGTGGCTGGTGACGCAGGGAGCGCAGCGCGTCGAGGGAGACGCCACCGTGGCCTCGCTGGGACAGGTCGGGCTGTGGGGGCTGGGCCGGACGCTGGCGATGGAGCATCCAGAGCTGGTGTGTACCCGGGTGGATGTGGCCTCGGCCGGAGGAGAGTCGCTGCTGGTGAGGCAGTTGCTGGCCAATCCCCAGGAAGAGGAGCTGGTGCTGCGCGAGGCGGGCACGTACGTGGGCCGGCTCGAGAAGACCCAGTCGGTGCGCCGCGCCGAGCGGAAGGAGAAGGCCGGCGCGAGGGCGTTCCGGTTGGAGCTGGATGAGCCCGGTGTGCTGGACCGGCTGACGCTGCGTGAGTGCGCGGTGCGCCAGCCGGGCCCTGGTGAAGTGCGAGTCCGGGTGGAGTCCGCGGGCCTGAACTTCATCGACGTGATGAAGGCGATGGGCATCTACCCGGGGCTGGGCGATGGCCCCATTCCGTTGGGTGGAGAGTGCTCGGGTTATATTGATGCCGTGGGCCCGGGAGTGGAGGGCTTCACGGTGGGCCAGCAGGTGGTCGCCATGGGGCCGTACTGCTTCGGCACGCATGTGACCACTGCGGTGCAGTATGTCGCCCCACGCCCCGCGGGCATGAACTCGCTGGAGGCGGGAGGCGTCCCGATCACCTTCCTCACGGCTTGGTACGCGATGCACACCCTGGGACAGCTCCGCAAGGGTGAGCGCATCCTCATCCACTCGGCGGCGAGCGGCGTGGGCCTGTGCGCGGTGCAGATCGCCCAGCGTGCCGGTGCGAAGATCCTGGCCACCGCGGGCTCCGAGGAGAAGCGCGCCTATCTGCGCGAGCTGGGTATCGAGCACGTGATGGACTCGCGCTCGCTGCGCTTCGCCGAGGAGGTCCTCGCGGCCACTCAAGGCGAGGGCGTGGACATGGTCCTCAACTCACTCGCGGGCGAGGCCATCGAGAAGAGCTTGTCGGTCCTCGCGTACGACGGGCGCTTCCTCGAGCTCGGGAAGAAGGACATCTACTCGGACGATCGCACGCTGAGCCTCGCGGTCTTCCGCAAGCGCATCTCGTATCACGCGGTGGACCTGCTCGGGTTCGGCGACCGGCGCAAGGATCGCTTCCAGGAAGTCTTCCGCGAGATGATGGACGTGTTCGCGCGCGGTGAGCTGCGGCCGCTGCCCACGCAGACCTTCCCTGCCTCGCGGACGGCGGACGCGTTCCGGACGATGGCGCAGGGACGCCACATCGGAAAGCTGGTGGTGGATGTGACGGAGCCGGATGTCTCCATCTCCGTCAAGGCAGGGGCAGAGCTGCTGACGGAGGAGAGCAGCTACCTGGTGACGGGAGGATTGGGGGGGTTGGGCCTGTCCGTGGCGAAGTGGCTCGTGGAGCAGGGAGCGAGGCGGTTGGTGCTGATGGGGCGGGCCGGGGCGGAGAGTGAGGAGCAGCGGGGTCAGGTGGAGGAGCTGAGGGCCCGAGGAGCGCGAGTGGAGGTGAGCCGGGGGGACGTGGGGAAGGTGGAAGAGGTGAGGAAGGCGGTGGAGGTGGCGGAGGGGATGGGACCGTTGAAGGGAGTGGTGCACGCGGCGGGAGTGGTGGAGGACGGGTTGCTGGAGCAGCAGACGGCAGAGAAGGTGAGGCGAGTGCTGGGGCCGAAGGTGGGCGGTGGGTGGAACGTGCACGAGGCGACGAGGGGGAAGGAGCTGGACTTCGTGGTGATGTACTCGTCAGCGGCGTCGCTGTTGGGCTCGCCTGGGCAGAGCAACTACGCGATGGGCAATGCGTTCATGGATGGGCTGGCGGAGTACCGCAAAGCGCAGGGGCTGCCGTGCGTGAGCGTGCAGTGGGGAGCGTTCGCGGAAGTGGGCATGGCCGCGGCGCAGGCCAACCGGGGCGAGCGCATCGCGCAGCGAGGCATGAACAACCTGACCCCGCAGCAGGGCTGGCAGGTGTTGGGCGAGCTGCTGCGCGGCGAGGAGGCCCAGGTGGGCGTGGTGCCGCTCGATGCGCGCCAGTGGCTGGAGTTCTATCCGCACCTGGCGACGATGGCGCGCTTCAAGGGGCTGTTGCAGACGAAGACCGCCGCGCCCAAGGGCGACACGGAGCTCGTCGAGCGCCTCCGCGCGGCGAGCGCGGCCGAGCTGCCCGTGATCATGGAGTCGCTGGTGCGGGAGCAGGCGGCGGCGGTGCTCCGGCTGGAGCCGTCGCGCATCGAGCGGGAGACGCCCCTGAAGGCGCTGGGCATCGACTCGCTGATGGGCCTGGAGCTGCGCAACCGACTGGAGGCCAAGCTGGGCGTCACATTGTCAGCGACCCTGGCGTGGACCTACCCCCACGTCGCGGCGCTCACCGACTACCTCATCGGAAGACTGGAACTGGCACCCGCCCCCGTGCCGGAAGCGGCCCAGGCCGCCGCAGAAAAAGCGCGTGAAGAGACAGAAGCACAGCAGCTTCAGCAGCTCTCGGAGGAGGAGAAGTCCGCCCTCCTCCAAGAGGAACTCGCGTCTCTGCAAAAGCTGCTCGAGTAGCACAAGGAGCCCTCCGTGTCTGGGAATCAACCGACGAATCCTCCCTCGATGGCGCCGCTCGATCAGGCGCTGCTTGCGCTGAAGAAGGCGAACGCGAAGCTCTCCGCCGCCGAGCGCGAGAAGTCCGAGCCCATCGCCATCGTGGGCTTGTC
Proteins encoded in this window:
- a CDS encoding SDR family NAD(P)-dependent oxidoreductase, with product MVVEVSAHPVLMAVMQQVVEEAGAKERVRVVGSLRRQQGERRALLEGLGSVYAWGGRVEWSKGPESQGRYVPLPTYPWQHERYWMDAAPSGTAAGASSGAGLVRAGAGHPLAGAAFSVSTQQGMRFWEGTLSAARVAYLKDHRVGGAVVVPGTGYVEMGLWAAKEAFGQEGAYELEEVRFREALVLGESGRRVQVALTVEGPAEGSFRVSSQAEGEAQWTLHASGRVRRVAEQPVQLEALETLRARLGEGRPAEGYYKELAEVGLEYGPAFQGLRELWSGTGEALGRLEVPTAVVQDKAYRLHPAVLDAALQLAGRASAGSEDAAPSLPVLLSRVRVYREVSPRMWGYARVSKGAEGLEADIELRNDADQLVAEVRGLRMAPLGGTQAGKQEALPLLVQRWLKQEEAAEDAKPGRWMVVLDEGGWAERVARQLEARGQQVVAWKPTASVPVESALEQAFGDEGRGVVMCHGLDVVVRENSSAEEVVAGQEKAFLRVQALVKAMGQKRWRQAPRLWLVTQGAQRVEGDATVASLGQVGLWGLGRTLAMEHPELVCTRVDVASAGGESLLVRQLLANPQEEELVLREAGTYVGRLEKTQSVRRAERKEKAGARAFRLELDEPGVLDRLTLRECAVRQPGPGEVRVRVESAGLNFIDVMKAMGIYPGLGDGPIPLGGECSGYIDAVGPGVEGFTVGQQVVAMGPYCFGTHVTTAVQYVAPRPAGMNSLEAGGVPITFLTAWYAMHTLGQLRKGERILIHSAASGVGLCAVQIAQRAGAKILATAGSEEKRAYLRELGIEHVMDSRSLRFAEEVLAATQGEGVDMVLNSLAGEAIEKSLSVLAYDGRFLELGKKDIYSDDRTLSLAVFRKRISYHAVDLLGFGDRRKDRFQEVFREMMDVFARGELRPLPTQTFPASRTADAFRTMAQGRHIGKLVVDVTEPDVSISVKAGAELLTEESSYLVTGGLGGLGLSVAKWLVEQGARRLVLMGRAGAESEEQRGQVEELRARGARVEVSRGDVGKVEEVRKAVEVAEGMGPLKGVVHAAGVVEDGLLEQQTAEKVRRVLGPKVGGGWNVHEATRGKELDFVVMYSSAASLLGSPGQSNYAMGNAFMDGLAEYRKAQGLPCVSVQWGAFAEVGMAAAQANRGERIAQRGMNNLTPQQGWQVLGELLRGEEAQVGVVPLDARQWLEFYPHLATMARFKGLLQTKTAAPKGDTELVERLRAASAAELPVIMESLVREQAAAVLRLEPSRIERETPLKALGIDSLMGLELRNRLEAKLGVTLSATLAWTYPHVAALTDYLIGRLELAPAPVPEAAQAAAEKAREETEAQQLQQLSEEEKSALLQEELASLQKLLE